In the genome of Mycobacterium kansasii ATCC 12478, one region contains:
- a CDS encoding sigma-70 family RNA polymerase sigma factor, translating into MVATTQITEFEALRPHLMSVAYRLTGTVADAEDIVQEAWLRWDTYDREIDDLRAWLTTVVSRLGLDKLRSAAHRRETYTGNWLPEPIVTGLDGADPLAAVVAAEDARFAAMVVLERLSPDQRVAFVLHDGFSVPFADIADVLGTNEAAARQLASRARKALASEAADAPQRPDPAHNEVVGKLMAAMAAGDLDTVVSLLHPDVTFTGDSNGKAPTAVQVIHGADKVVRFMFGLARRYGPAFFTANQLALVNGELGAYTTGFAGADGHRDMAPRITAMTVRDGKVCAIWDIANPDKFTGSPLRATPAG; encoded by the coding sequence ATGGTCGCGACCACGCAGATCACCGAATTCGAGGCGCTGCGACCGCATCTGATGTCGGTCGCCTACCGGCTCACCGGAACCGTGGCCGACGCCGAGGACATCGTCCAGGAAGCCTGGCTGCGCTGGGACACCTACGACCGCGAGATCGACGACCTGCGGGCGTGGCTGACGACGGTGGTGAGCCGGCTCGGTCTGGACAAGCTGAGGTCGGCGGCACACCGCAGGGAGACCTACACGGGCAACTGGCTGCCCGAACCTATAGTCACCGGGTTGGACGGTGCCGACCCGCTGGCCGCCGTGGTGGCCGCCGAAGATGCCCGGTTCGCGGCGATGGTGGTACTGGAACGGCTGTCGCCGGATCAGCGGGTCGCGTTCGTGCTGCACGACGGGTTTTCGGTGCCCTTCGCCGACATCGCCGACGTGCTGGGCACCAACGAAGCCGCCGCCCGGCAGCTGGCGTCGCGGGCGCGCAAGGCCCTGGCGTCGGAGGCGGCCGATGCGCCGCAGAGGCCGGACCCCGCCCACAACGAGGTGGTCGGCAAGCTGATGGCCGCCATGGCCGCCGGCGACCTGGACACCGTGGTGTCGCTGCTGCATCCCGATGTGACCTTTACCGGCGACTCGAATGGCAAGGCCCCCACCGCCGTTCAGGTCATTCACGGCGCGGACAAGGTGGTTCGGTTCATGTTCGGTCTGGCCCGTCGCTACGGCCCGGCGTTCTTCACCGCGAATCAGCTGGCACTGGTCAACGGCGAACTGGGCGCCTACACAACGGGTTTCGCCGGTGCCGACGGGCATCGGGACATGGCGCCGCGGATCACCGCGATGACGGTGCGCGACGGAAAGGTCTGTGCGATATGGGATATCGCCAACCCCGACAAGTTCACCGGCTCTCCGTTGCGGGCTACACCGGCAGGATGA
- a CDS encoding PE family protein — protein MSSYVIAAPDAIATASGNLTGIEEAIRKAAAAASSSTTRIAVAAADEVSTAIATLFGGYAQEFQTLVARTTLFHNEFSRALSAAGAAYAAAEAANAAPLGSLLAQVGSLFSPLERLLGPPLIGGPGSATLGALLNSATNAVGLGAVLNFPSTVLTAPGTNGVTGVRIGFSFLQIPVGPSSFLGFTIPQFNYPAPALWYFPTQANGSVNATGTVYLQHGFGAFGLLYQPLAIELAQQTNSVVVTPTIPSIPLPFGLFLSSPEMQQGVASLFLGPQTNLNISAQRAGYFGTLPQDFMLSGHSAGGGLATIAGGNYLAALGGGTNHLKGVVMFDGVANNATAFGNAIANLQAANVPVYTVAAPPQPWNAFGNTTNQLVSLYPSQFVGAEIVGGSHVDSMLGLNPLTDLVLQLVTGFSPPGATAAVYTLSTGWINDIWAGASPPAPIYGIYGPTGNYVPPGGQAIFLGPTAAIILPV, from the coding sequence ATGTCGTCGTATGTGATCGCAGCACCCGACGCTATTGCCACAGCTTCCGGGAACTTGACCGGGATCGAGGAGGCGATCAGAAAGGCCGCGGCTGCAGCGTCGTCTTCGACGACGAGGATCGCCGTGGCTGCGGCCGACGAGGTGTCGACAGCGATCGCGACGCTTTTCGGCGGCTACGCCCAAGAGTTTCAAACACTGGTCGCCCGGACAACGCTGTTTCACAACGAGTTCTCGCGCGCGTTGAGCGCGGCCGGGGCCGCGTACGCGGCCGCCGAGGCCGCGAATGCGGCACCGCTGGGGTCGCTGTTGGCGCAAGTCGGAAGTCTATTTTCACCCCTTGAACGGCTGCTGGGGCCTCCGCTCATCGGTGGCCCCGGTAGCGCAACGCTGGGAGCGCTGCTCAACTCGGCCACCAATGCGGTGGGTTTGGGCGCAGTGCTGAACTTCCCCTCCACCGTCCTCACCGCCCCGGGCACCAACGGAGTGACCGGGGTCAGGATCGGGTTCTCGTTCCTGCAAATCCCCGTCGGCCCAAGTTCCTTCCTCGGCTTTACGATTCCCCAGTTCAACTACCCGGCCCCCGCGCTGTGGTACTTCCCGACGCAGGCGAACGGGTCGGTGAACGCCACCGGCACCGTCTATCTGCAGCACGGCTTCGGCGCTTTCGGTTTGTTGTACCAGCCGTTGGCCATCGAGCTGGCGCAACAGACCAACAGCGTCGTGGTCACTCCGACCATCCCGTCGATTCCGTTGCCGTTCGGCCTGTTTCTGAGCAGCCCGGAGATGCAGCAGGGCGTGGCGTCGTTGTTCCTGGGTCCCCAGACGAATCTGAACATCAGCGCGCAACGGGCCGGTTATTTCGGCACGCTGCCGCAGGATTTCATGCTGTCCGGACACTCCGCCGGCGGCGGCCTGGCCACGATCGCCGGCGGGAATTACCTCGCCGCCCTCGGGGGCGGCACCAACCACCTCAAGGGTGTGGTGATGTTCGACGGCGTCGCCAACAACGCCACGGCCTTCGGGAACGCGATCGCCAACCTGCAGGCGGCCAATGTCCCCGTCTATACGGTCGCCGCGCCACCGCAGCCGTGGAACGCCTTCGGCAACACCACGAATCAACTGGTCAGTCTGTACCCGAGCCAGTTCGTCGGGGCCGAGATCGTGGGCGGCTCGCACGTCGACTCGATGCTGGGCCTGAACCCCCTCACCGACCTCGTCCTGCAGTTGGTGACCGGGTTCTCCCCGCCCGGCGCCACCGCGGCGGTGTACACGCTGTCCACCGGCTGGATCAACGACATCTGGGCCGGAGCGAGCCCGCCCGCACCGATATACGGGATCTACGGGCCCACCGGCAACTACGTGCCGCCCGGCGGTCAGGCGATCTTCCTCGGCCCGACCGCGGCGATCATCCTGCCGGTGTAG